AAAGCAAAACCTTACCTGCTAACAACCTCAACTATCCTTGAATGCTCTTCAGCAGGACTACGGAGTGCTTTGCGACGTGTTGGAACATTGTAAAACAGGTCTTCTACCTGAAAATATATCCATCACAATATAATCTCACATCTCATATCCCTGTTCAAACAAgtctaaaaataatcaaaatgattttttcacACATTAATTCTATGTAGACTTTGATTTCTTTAGAGAATAATgcattaatgtattttaaaaaaactaaaaagtgcCAGAATTCATAGACCACAAGAGATGTGCACACATgacaataaaaagataaaactggCGTCACATTAAGCATACTTTATAAAACAAAAGTTACTATTTTGTGTGCGCCTGCACATTGTATGTAAGAAAGAATCCATCCAAGAATAAAATccatttcaaaaattataaGCATGAGTACAGGGATTCAGAAGATTTTATTTGCCATGTGAAATTACACTAGGAATTTAACTTGATGAAGGCCGCCACTTACTTGACAAATACCAATCATGCTCACACCTACTCTCACAAATGCCACTACTTGTGCTATTATTATACACCCCAAAAATCATTTCTtccacatacacatgtatatacacacactcacactatctctttttttcacacttactctttctccttcactctttctttcacaaacactaCCAACATACTTATCCATGAGATACCAAATATGTGAGCAGGAACAGCTTGCATACTTACACTATCTCTCCACAGACTAAGAGAAGACACATTCAACTATTATTAGTCCTGACACAAGTTATGGCAGAGTTTAGGTAAGCCACCATAAGCCACTGCTTTGgcaaagaaactgtttctcaGCCAGGAAGTTCTGCCAGGACTACCTGACCCCAGACAGCAAGAGACAGAACAGGCCTTTAGCTTGGCAGACCGACTGGGAGAGACCAAATGCTGGGAGTTTATCAAAGAGTTTCTGTAGAATGACAGTGATGAAAGCAGCTGTTGTctacaaagaggaaccaagggATTCAAGGAAATGGAGAATGAAGTGATGAGAATTATCCACCAACTGACTCTCCTGATAGGCCAATTGAAGAGGGTCCAGTTTGCATCTGGTGGAGCATTTTTTTAACCCTAACCAGCTTTTTGCAGACCTTTCATCATGACATATGTCAAGGCTACTGGTCTATGGTTGCTTAGTGACGTCACTCAGGTCTTCTTCGAAACAGACTGCCATTAATGTCAAAGATATCTGGGAATGTGCATCttcacacataaaatattttaccgtGATCTGTGTGCCAACATTTCCAGCACAAGGCTTTACTGGTTCTTTCAGCTTTCCATCAGTGTATTgacctctgaaaaaaaaacaaagtatcttctgtgatttaaaaaaagggtcTCAAAAAGTGTTACCCAATATGTCtatcacaaaaaatgtttctatgaTGTACAAGTAGAGGAATAATTTGGACCTTCCGCCCACCAACAATGCATTACAGAATGTATGGATTCGATGGGAGTGTATCGTCTTCACCCATACAAGTGATATGGTATTGGCCACCGTGGATTTGGTGTAGGTATTGTTTCCATTGGAATATATCACTTGTATTCTGAGGTGTATGGATTCGATGGGAGTGTATCGTCTTTACCCATACAAGTGATATGGTATTGGCCACCGTGGATTTGGTGTAGGTATTGATTCCATTGGAATATATCAGCTTCACCGATACAGGTGGTGTGGCATCAACCACCTTAGACTCACAAACTTCGTGATACAATTCGTTGGATTTAATCTGCTGGTCCAGTCGGTCATCTCGCCAGCCCGTCAGACAACCATAGGAGAGGGTTGGGTGGAGAGGGAGAagtactattttattttgtttcattcacatttcatCACCATTTAATTtcctaaacattaaatgtgttaatcgttggcccgacctttttgctgaaaaaggtgaaagagtgcggcgagcgtggtttacatgcagatgttcacgcacgctcgcagacacatttaaACACTCTTCTCAAAACGTTACaagctaaaataaaatctctcatctctgagaataaaaataaccaaTATAAATTATGCAGTACCAAAAATTTGTACTTATTTTGTGGAAATAAAAGTGCACCAACATATGTAAATACATAGCTATGGTGTCACTTTCTCTAGggcattaaaaaacaaactaaaaagaATTACAAAGACATCAGACAAACAGTACCAGACCACTAACAAGTACCTGAAGGCACACTTTGCCTCTGGTGTACGGGAAGTGATGGTTACATGAGCAACATGGCTTATGCTGGCCAGGGCCTCACCACGGAAACCATATGTAGAAATGGTCTGCAGGTCTTCAAACTTTTGAAGTTTACTTGTTGTAAAGCGCTCACACACAATGGtcatgtcttctttctgttaaaaaataccATAAACTGATAAGAAtcatttatgaaataatgtttcTAATTCCACAAATTTATTGTCTGTCATCATAGTTGCTGATGATCATGATATGgtaattttaataacaaatgatttcaaaaaGTCTGCTTATTTCACGTTGACATAGATGTATTTAAGTTATCTTGCAGCTGTTGGCAGTGGATATCCATAAGAAaaattcttcatttaaaaagtGAATAAGCTGACATTTCCTGTTTACCTTCTGTTGTGATGATAAGATTTGCTAGCTATCTCAGTTATCAACTtcaaaagaattgttttatttgtgctaACCAAGGCTTGCCATGACCTATTTGTTTCActagttttttttcactctgaACAATCTGACTTTATAAGAATATTTCCCTTGTCTCCATAAATAGGATTTCTTTCATGAATAAGAAGGTTCTCCAAACTGAAAGTAATCACCCTTTCCTTCATAATAATCATTAatttcattcaaaacaaaacaagctttGCTTGCAAACTACACTAATGAGTATCACTGGACAATTTTAACACTGATCAAATTGACAATGTTAGTATACACTGAGAAGAAATCTCAAGATCACTAGTCTACACCATTCtggtttatttatcttttggcAATGGTCAAACTGTCTTTTGGTTGTGGTCTGATCATCCTTGTTGATTTGGTCAACAATCAAGTTGTCTGATCTCTCACTAATAACTTGCAAAAGGTAAAccaagactttaaaaataaaattgtatgaaACCCAAATGTGTTACCCTTATTCCGGATCCATTGTCTTGTATCTGCAACATCTTCAACCCTCCTTGTCGCACAGTAACCTGAATGTTAGTAGCTCCAGCATCAAGACTGAAAATCGAGAACAAAACCAAAGGAAATAACAATGTCCATTTCAATGGCTCCAGAGGGAAAGTATCGCCTTTCCAGCTATAGCAAATGGATAAGACacaaaatatgtcaaaatatatgtatataacttTGCAGAAAAAGATTCCAATACACATTTGTATTCACTAATCTATGTTCTCAGAGCCGCCAAGAGCTAGCACGGGCCCAGGGTAGACGATCTCTCCGGGCCGGTTTTAAtcataatatgcttacaattcgataGTCAATATCTACttttcattcagtaacataatacagactgcaaacattagggcaaggtgcactaggatctacatcactacttgaacagttatttacacgtgagtggttagtaaatatTCTgattgaggccttatgtgcaacctgatgcacgaagaggataaGATAGATAGATGTTAGTAAATATGGAAAACTGATGGTAAAGGATAAAACTTGTAGtctccatagaaaaaaaaattcccagagTGCGGAATGTTACATCAACcttttactaaaagaaaaagaaaagaaggggaaaaaatctacTGACCAAGCCGCGGGCCCAGATACACCAGACTTCCCCTGTCCCCCCTCCCGCCAGGCCTGTGCGTTCTCCTCCAGCCGACAAATGATATATTTGGGTGCtctgttgtgtttttctgttattactAATACTACCACTACCACCCCTACTATTAATGGCAGTAAGTtctaaaaatctgaaaacagGTATTCCAGTTTAATTCTAAcgttaataaaatatgaattgCACAATACCTATTCTCTATCATCTCCTTTAATGCATTGGCAGGCCTCTGGATAACTTCACCTGCTGCAATCCTGTTAACTACTATTTCATCTAGCCTCTGAATTAGGCCTGGCTCTGGACGAACTGCCATTTGTTAACTTTCTCCCCTGTTTCAGTCCCTGCTAGGGTAATTCATGTAACCAAAACAGAAACCATACACTCAAAATATTCAGAGTCGCGCCATTGCGCTTTCACATTCACATTCGTGCTTTCATTTAGCGAAGAGCTCTCCCTGCTCATTGGTGTTCTCAAGGCTTCGCTGGCGagtctgtttttttaatatcttttattttattgtatgaaaTGGTTCTGCTAAAGATTTCatcaaaaaaagtattttgtaaggACTTATTTGTTTCCAGGATAACCAATTCATATATAAATGATTTTCTCCCTTCAAATTTTGAGCTGTCCTCGATGACTAAGCGAGACGAACGTTGCTAACACAAGCAACATAGGGACGCACTCATGCATGCCTGGAAAACAGCCGAGTCATCAAGTAAGAAAACACGTAAGTGCTCAACATCGATGGTTTATacgtattctctctctctttatcactgtcactctctctcacacacacatactcagaTTGCTAATTAATATGTTGAGCGAATGTCGAGGAATATATTGCACGTATACATGTGTTCTATAGTCACTTAATTCATCTATAAATGTGCATAGTATGCTATCTTGTAACCTGTACCTTATTTGTATCATATATTGCCCTCACATTGTGATatggaagatatatatattatatacaatgtATTTTGATATAGTGATCGAGATAattgatatctatatatatatatgtgtgtgcctTGACTGATCTGGTCGATTAATTGATTGCACATATATGTAGATGGACGGCTGTTTTACTCTTCTAATAAACAAATCAGTGAGGGATGTAAATGATATTTATGCTTCTCTGTCAtcaaagaaatggagaaatacTCTCACGTGCTGCAAGGTTGTTTGAATGACCTGCCACAGGAAGAGACCAACACAGTTCGTGTCTTTTTTAGTTCAACATTTACTGGTGAGCGCAGTTAAAGACCTGTACTTTGTGCACATAACTTAAATTAATTGAATATAAAGGTCTGAGttatctcccccccccccacttctaCAGCTCCCcgcagtctctgcttgaccgCACACTCAGAGCTAAATTTTGGGAAGCCAACCGCTAAGTGAAGAAGTCtgtcagggaggacaagagatCGACGCTTctcccatgaactgacagaggaagcagaggcAGCAGCtacacagggaaacatgaagcgactatacgaaataacaccaactctgtcaggcaggaacagtaacccaaacaagccggcgaaagacaaagacggcaagaccaaaacaaacgatgcaggacaaagagaccgctggaagGAACACTTCgaagagatcctgaatcgacctcgtccaccatctttacctgaaataccaccagcaactgaacaacttcacaacaccagccctcccactaagaaatcatcaaagctatcaaaagcatgaaaagtggcaaagcagcaagCCCGGATGGCATACCCCTACAAGCACTAAAGGCAGatccagaaacaacagcaaaagttgtacagcccctcctacacaatATCTAGGTACAAGAGCTAGTAACAACAGACTAGAAACTAGGCCACATGCttaagttaccaaagaaaggagacctctccctGTGCTACGACAGTTGGGGATCATGCTGCTCTCCAACCCCAGCAAAGTCCGACAAGgataattctagagagactgaagaaggcactagacaagagactgagaccaaaACAAGCAAGGTTTCGCTAGGATGTCATGCattgaccacattgccaccctcgTATCATCATTAAacagtctattgagtggcagtcctccctctatataacttttgtggattttgagacgGCATTTAACGGTGTAGACAGGGACTTCATCTGGAGGAggatgatccactatggcattccacctaagctcataaaatatccaggggttgtacgaagactcgtcctgccaagttatccacaacggCAAACTCCCTgaacctttcgtaatgaagactggcGTAAGAGAGTGTTCAATATTTTTACCAACagtcttcctgatggtcatagtctggattatgcgcaagacaacaacaGTTGTATTCAgcggaccttcaccaaacagctaggggacttggactttgcagatgacattagtctcctatctcatcgacAGCAACATGCACGAGCCAAATAAAGTAAgcagcagaggaagcagagaagactggcttaaatgtcaacagaaagaagaccgagtGATGAGAaccaacaacaagcaggaactccctatccaacttcaaggagagaacatcctagaaacagaccacttcacgtatctggggagcattgtcaacaaggacggtgaaCGGATAATGAAATCAAAAAcggcatcaacaaggccaggcatgctttcaacagcctacgcctcATCtggaacacccaagcattatccttccgcagtaagacccgcatcttcaacaccaatgtgaaggcagtcctactgcatggttctgaaacctggagagtgacaaacaccatcaacaacaagctccagacctttaccaaccgatgcctacgcaaTATCCTGGGAGTAAGATGgcatgaaaagatctccaacagcagcctgtggaaaagaaccaaccagaatgccactagccaagacaccaAAAAGCGCGAATGGGGCtgaataggacacaccctgcacaaaccagctgacaccattgccaagcaggcacttgactggaaccctcaggggaagaggagagttgggcgaccaaagcagacttggaaaagaacagcagagagcgaggcaaaggactacggaaccacctgggcccaactgaagggggctgcccaaaaccgaaTCCGCTGGTGAGGTATTgctgtggccctatgctcctcgaggagtaaaagaataaactaataaactcttttttttacactaatgtTTATTTTCGATCTTGATGTGTCTATTATAGGTAGAGATGCGCTTATTTCCTCCATTATTCCAACAAAAATAGTGTTATATCAATAAGCACTAAAGCAATCCTAGAAACTTCAAAATTACAGTGTGTTAAATCTGAACGTTTAAGTTAAATGCTTAGAGAGATCATTGTGCATCTATATGCGTATTTACACATGTGTCTGTGAACActtgcatgttatttttttttttcagacatgaCCATTGAACGGAACGTGTTAATGAAAGATGCTGTTCCGTACTTACGAGATTTCTGCAAGAAGAAAGATCTGGACTTTCAGGTACTCAGTTTTTATGGATTCATCATTCttccaataatttttttaattcatgttattataataaaatattacatgtgTAGCCGGACTGAACACGTTCATCGCTATAAGGCTGACACTGCGGCCACTAGGGCCAAATGAGTCccttcctctttgttgttccagggaagagaaCGGAAGTTCCCTAGAAGAATTTTCGGTATAAATTGTTAACTCTCGTTCGTCGGGTGCGTTGTCTAATCCATaactcgcgttgtgttcttttttcccATTCACTACACATACACCCGCACTcaccttggaatccacaaaagaccctgctttttcccagacaaaagtgtgttttctaCGGTGTGTCGGATCTTCATAtgtgttttctgttgctgtgtCACATCTACAGACAACAccaatctctctccctctaGTGATACAcgttcacctcattcacacAACGAGGACATACGTACGAGACACGCTAACATTTGTTTGGACTGACCGATACGCTCACACAGGTGAATATATAAGTTCAAAGatgcataaatttatttacataatttacacattCAACTACTATACCTACTCTAATCTGCCTACTTAGTCTACTAAAACCTAGCACCTATCTCGGTCCCACGGGTggaaaaagaaaggtttgaGTGACGTGAGCCGCTTTCCAGCGGGACCAAAACACCTTGCGGCAAAAAGGTGGTTCTCTCGTACTCAGCACCAAAGCTTTAATTACTGCTTTTCCAGGCATGACCAGCCACCTTTCGGTAAATCACGAACCTATTCACGTCCGTGGGTAAACAAATGCAAGCACCGAGCATTTATATACTATGGACGGTTAGGGTGCTACGTCACCCGGTCGCTGTTGTCTGTCTCACGCTGCGCCGCTCGCGCGATCAGTGATGCTGTGGAAAGGGGTGCAGGATGGAGGGAACAAGCATTGTGAGCGGCAGACGCTGCTCTAAACAAGAGCACCCATTACAAATGCAAGATATTAACAGATCTATAATTTTATTCCACCCTATTATTTCTAcagtcatttgaaaatgtttacaaactaacatgaatatttacaaaacCCAATACCTTCTTACAGGTAATAGATATGCGATGGGGTGTACGAGAAGATGCAGGCATTGAACACACTACTACAGACATCTGTTTGCGCGAAATCAAAAGATGTCAAGAAACATCAGCTGGGCCAAACTTTGTTGTGAGAAActctttttgagatattttcGAAATCGTTCTTCTAAAATactcattttctctcattaattaatatatatatactttactGACATAATTTTCATATGTTATTACAGCACATGACTTCAAAATGCCGACAGTCTCAAtgtagtaatatatatataaatctataTCTGTCAAAGTACATaagatgtaaattatttttatctatatttataccgtgtatgtatttttgttacAGTAAATGCTCTGGTGCTTTTATCATCAtatcttctatttttaaatCTATCTGTTTTAATAAAGCATTTACATGTAAATGGATGTGGTgctttagaaataattttgtcaaaTCATTACATTTCTCTCTTAGGCCTTTCTTGGTGATCGATATGGCAGTTGTCAACTTCCTAATACTATTCCTGTGACTGAATTTCGAACAATGAGACGCCTGGCATCATGGATGGACATAAAAGAATTTGCAATTGTTGACAAATGGTATCTTCTTGACACAAATGCTGTGCCACCAGTATACCAAATTCAAGCAATTACATCACTTTTACCATACTATTCTGATAAGAATCCCAGCAACAAACATCTTTGTGATCAGGTAATTAGgtcaaatcatttccttttatttgttatgcTGTTGAACACACTGAAATATCTAagcatttcagttttctttgagTAAGTGTTTTCAATTTACTTAGATTCTTGTgccaaagcaaagcaaaacatcaaagataaataggtaaaaagaaataaaagacttcTGGTGGTTGGAAAGGGTGATAATATCAATAGTTCAGAAGGGTTGCAAATATTAGCTACTGATTGGTTCAGATGAAATGGGGAATTTTTCACAGGTGGCATATACATAAGGGGGAAGGCAAAAGAAGCACTCAttactgaattaaaaaatacatcaacacAGAAAATATGTAGGCTGTAAACTGTTGATGGGCTATTTAGTggatgtatgtatatgtgtatatgggAGGTAGGGTATGAGATGAGAGGTAGTGGTAGCAGTGAATGCAGGAGAAGACAATCTCCTCAACaccatgatgataatgatgacatgGCAATGATGGTGGTAGTCATCATGATAATGATCAgatcaaataaaaattgcaaatgCATATGCATTTGATTTTGTAGTGGTGTGGACGGGGACAGCATAGTCAAAATGAACAACCAACATTTAACTGAACAAAGCTTAATCCTTAAACATGCTGACCAGTTTTGAGGTCATTTTATTCCATATTGTGtattacattaaaaacataCTCTGCATTTTTGACAGAACCACCAGATCTGGGAAAGAGAGCAGATTTCAATGTTGCGTGTACTGCGCATTGTGGCTGACAAAGCTTGTTCTCAAAACCTTATAACTGCTGATGCCTGTGAAAAGTATCATATTTCAGGTTTGTACTTAGGATAAacacagacatgcgcacatATGCACACCTACTCATtcatgtatatgcatatatacacatgtgcacacacacatacccccTAATTTGTTCAGAGATTTTAAAAGGCACTCactatgttttaaaacaaaatgatgcaaTAATGTGTGATGAGTGCCATTGCAAGTCTACTAACAAGTAACTCAAAAATGTGTATGCGATGATTTTCCAGTGACCCATGATGAAGTGAAGGATGGGATTTTGAAAtatgctgatgctgaagataAAGTGTTGGTTTTCTGCAGAAGTTTTACTGATATAAACTTAAAAGACAAACTTGTTAGTAAGTATTTCACTCAATGCCAAGACCCTTATCTTTaattactgattttttaaatttccattGATAGACCTACTTAAGGAAAGGCTTAGAGTAACTGTtcaagaatgaaatgaaaataattcataTGTACTTAACAGATGATCtaatattgatatatttatgCACATTGTATATCTCATTCTTAGATTtatgtgtacatttgtgtgCATTGAAATAAGCATCAATATCTGAAATCTGTTCCCTTAGAAAGATATACAGACTGGACAATGGAGGGGGAAATAGACCAAAAAGCACAGAAACAGCTCACACACTTGAAAAGCAATGAAGTACCAGAATGCTTGCCTTTCTCTCACATCATACAAAACACAATTCCTTGGACAAGCACTGGAGTAgatgaagaaaacaacattCATGCAGCTTACTTGAAAGATTTCTGTGAGACATTTAAGCACCATATGGTTGCCATGATTGAAAAATCTCTCCATACCTTTGCTTCTCAGGATTCAGAGGTTGCTGGAATGTACAAAGAAGTTTTGCACCACCTGCGCTTTTGTGCATTaaagtgtgaaatattttgtgggCGTGAAAATGAActggagtatatccacaacatATTGAATAAAACAGAGACACAGGACAGTAACAACTTTTCCAATGAAAGAAGATTATTTACAGGTTGAACAGAAGGCAGCAAAAGATGGAAATGACCAAGATGAAAGGACCCAACAAATAGAATTGATGGGAAAATTTTCCAACAACATAGGTACTACATTCTGTTATGGAGATTCATTTGATGATTATACATCAGATCCACAGAGGGAcatgagagaagaaaacataGCCCTGCCCAAAATCCTCAGTTTTAGGAGGCCAGTTATCATTAATGGACCATCTGGCAGTGGAAAGACAGCACTGATGGCTAAAATTGTTGAGCTTTCAAAAAAATGGGTACCTAAGTCCATGTGTGTGGTTCGCTTCTTAAGCACATCAGCATCATCCTCCAACATTCGTGATGTACTGAGCAGTATTGTCAGCCAGCTTTGGTTTCTGTATGACATTAGTCCACCTGCAGGTCTGGAATTAAAGGTGGATTTTAACTACCTGTGCAGGTATTTGCAGGCTTTGCTGTGGCAAATCAAGAGTCAAGAACGACCACTGTTTCTGTTACTGGATTCTGTTGACCAGCTCCAAACCAGTGACTATGCCCACTCCATGTCTTGGATGCCTCGTATACTGCCCCCAAATGTCCACCTCTTTGTTTCCGTAGCAACAGATCACACAGTTTGCTGGTTCAACCTGAAAGCAAATATACCTTTTGAGAAGCAATTTATCAACCTTCAGTCACTGGATAGAGCAGCTGCAGATAGGATGATTCGAGCAATGTGTCATAAAAAAGGCAGGACTCTGAGTATTTCTCAACGCTCTCTTCTTTTACAGACCCATGGACAATGCCATCAGGTAAGAATGTTACTTTTGCAGCTTATATCATGCTATTTTTGCATCTTGCAGATGCTTTCAAACCAAGACCATCTTAAGGCTGAAGATATTCAGTGTGCATGGAGTGAACATATGGTCATGTtgcatgacaattttttttttctctttttaaaacataaacccAAAATATCAATGCTACTTTGTccaaattttgtgtgtgagaaataaGATGTAGTCATGCAACCCAGCTGAAATGTCTGCATTAACTACTCAATTACATCTGCCTCCATTCTCTTGCATGCTTTATCaggaaaattaattaattaaaaatcacacaaaatataGTTTACACCAGTAAAATCTATTATCATTTGCTTCATCTAAAAGTTTAATATATATCTTCCACTTATCCATTCATCTGCATGATTAAATCAAATGTAAAACTGCTTTCATCCTTGAATTGCAGACACTCCATTTGAAGCTGATTACAGATAAGGCATTATCGTGGCCATCACATAGGTTGGCATGTGACCTTGAATTAGGTGCAACAGTGAAAGAAGCAATTGATCAACTTTTTGAGAATCTTGAAAAGAATCATGGACAGATCATAGTGTCTAAAGCCCTTGGTGAGTGATACTTCCATTAATCAGACTTTAAATTGGAATAAAGTGAGTTGTGATGAGCGTGCATGGTGCATCAGACTGAATGCTAAAAATTATTGCATGCAAATGCTACTTGTTCACTCCCATGAATACTTTTCTTAGGCTATTTGACTCTGGCTGACCATGGGCTGACAGATGGAGAGATGGAGGATATTTTGTCACTAGATGATGAAGTACTCCAAGATACCTACATTTATCACTTACCACCTGATTCTGATGTGATACGACTTCCTCCCAGCCTTTGGATCCGCATAAAAAATGACATCCATGAATACCTCACCTTTGAGCAAACTCGCAAAGTTAAATTCTCCAAATGGTATCACCGTCACTTCAAGGAAGCTGCCATCAGACGCTACATCACAGACAAAACCCGAGTTCAGATGCACTGTGCTATGGCTGAGTATTTCCTGGGAACATGGAGTGATCAGCCCAAGCCTCTGGAACTGtacaaggggaaaaaagccAGCTATCCTAATTGCCTGCGTGGAGTCCCTTCTCAGCCACTGCAGCAACCTGGGGAGCTGAGGATCTTCAATCAGCGTAAACTTCAGGAACTTCCACATCATTTAACTGAAACTGAAAACTGGGAGGAATTTCACAGAACCATAGCCTGCAGCTTAGAGTGGCTTCTGGCAAGCTGCCAGACCATAACAGCTACTGTTCTTTTAACCCAGTTCCGAGCAATGCTCCAGAAGAGTAAAGATAACAAGAAGGAAGGAATGCAGGTCTTCGTGAAGGATGTGCAGCAAGTATACAATATGATCATCCTAGGCATTGATCACATTCGTAGAGATCCCATGAACTTGCCCCTTCAGGTAAGGAAATTCAGCTgaccatttttcttttataaaatgagttttcttagcattattaaaacagactttattttctcatttgtaCAAGATTAATAAAACCAGGAATAAAACTAGATGTGTGTTTTGTCACTGACATTCTTTTCTTATATGCTCTGTTGCTGATTAAGTTTGCAGATGATATGGTGTTGGTTGCTCAGCTCAAGGACAAAGCCTTGCTGGCAAGCTCTTTCCTTTCTGGtcaaaaaatgaaattcatgGTTTGAGGAAAGCATTTTGGTGCTCAGTGTTTCTAAAACTAAAGAATTGgtttttgaaaaaaggaaacatcaaCCTCTCCATATTCTGTGGTCATTAGCAGTGAGATAGTAGAACAGGTGCGTACCTTTGCACAGTGCTAGAC
This sequence is a window from Pomacea canaliculata isolate SZHN2017 linkage group LG5, ASM307304v1, whole genome shotgun sequence. Protein-coding genes within it:
- the LOC112563971 gene encoding LOW QUALITY PROTEIN: uncharacterized protein LOC112563971 (The sequence of the model RefSeq protein was modified relative to this genomic sequence to represent the inferred CDS: deleted 3 bases in 2 codons) is translated as MHAWKTAESSSKKTQMEKYSHVLQGCLNDLPQEETNTVRVFFSSTFTDMTIERNVLMKDAVPYLRDFCKKKDLDFQVIDMRWGVREDAGIEHTTTDICLREIKRCQETSAGPNFVAFLGDRYGSCQLPNTIPVTEFRTMRRLASWMDIKEFAIVDKWYLLDTNAVPPVYQIQAITSLLPYYSDKNPSNKHLCDQNHQIWEREQISMLRVLRIVADKACSQNLITADACEKYHISVTHDEVKDGILKYADAEDKVLVFCRSFTDINLKDKLVKRYTDWTMEGEIDQKAQKQLTHLKSNEVPECLPFSHIIQNTIPWTSTGVDEENNIHAAYLKDFCETFKHHMVAMIEKSLHTFASQDSEVAGMYKEVLHHLRFCALKCEIFCGRENELEYIHNILNKTETQDSNNFSNERRLLQVEQKAAKDGNDQDERTQQIELMGKFSNNIGTTFCYGDSFDDYTSDPQRDMREENIALPKILSFRRPVIINGPSGSGKTALMAKIVELSKKWVPKSMCVVRFLSTSASSSNIRDVLSSIVSQLWFLYDISPPAGLELKVDFNYLCRYLQALLWQIKSQERPLFLLLDSVDQLQTSDYAHSMSWMPRILPPNVHLFVSVATDHTVCWFNLKANIPFEKQFINLQSLDRAAADRMIRAMCHKKGRTLSISQRSLLLQTHGQCHQTLHLKLITDKALSWPSHRLACDLELGATVKEAIDQLFENLEKNHGQIIVSKALGYLTLADHGLTDGEMEDILSLDDEVLQDTYIYHLPPDSDVIRLPPSLWIRIKNDIHEYLTFEQTRKVKFSKWYHRHFKEAAIRRYITDKTRVQMHCAMAEYFLGTWSDQPKPLELYKGKKASYPNCLRGVPSQPLQQPGELRIFNQRKLQELPHHLTETENWEEFHRTIACSLEWLLASCQTITATVLLTQFRAMLQKSKDNKKEGMQVFVKDVQQVYNMIILGIDHIRRDPMNLPLQIIGQLSPSYKGSTGIEKLIQQCKEYLHISPQALMVPQNAHFPAPGGQLLSSINLRLFLMGEDRMLGPSICANEEKQLLHAIEWSLNGKPDSILTLDYANSCTIVAREKLSSFVHSLNYAGAEHRFLVMKIYEVKSKYNADFVYQLLEGSTLMPFTFDKLVSAMSVASHGLSIAFAYKQETQVQIGTPDTKTLTILVKHRINTDNIVALAHFTSDSSALVIVDSKYNILVWYESQQRVLPVGTKSERQIYFHNSPQPQDYLITNSNLLLYSTKSYNHPGVIVLDIATRKENFLVSEKLKYSINIMLLDKHQQFVLVGTTEEVISNGNVRKPALLWRLDDGTLASEIPNNSAWNTLQLTGDDLIICLACNTHDSVIRILSLGPRSKLFPTAAVIQELSDHNKPIFQLLPLHNGSLLISASTDNTIKEWDLEKILKDSISESSMKETIPAQDAKTTTDISMESLGKTSCIVVTRDEELAFFGTENGAVAFCKLEDRADHVITLVSNLPPVHLMCQTNSGDNIIVAADSTLAVFKSTNGDILYKIPAAMKSKVSCLAEGGGTAVAGHEGMQGIALVWNVVTGMKIRTLEFLYSFSKTAVSKCGSKVVVHMFEFPIVMDVITENSGHNEMQISMENMDIMMSGCTCMCVSPDDTLVAACATDGSIRVISMDNRYLHRMQKRSSAISATFSPDSRHLLTGGFRSIYMWNMGSGQLECKMTRHQDFVTSLTFAVDGHCLISTSLDMMIVVWDTATCLSLCTVRAHCQLHSVGLTPDLSYLVYMPERVASLAVLKPNMALKKCLLHGENKEVSRTLEQAQAFALAFSSQPIQTTTSSGCIAS